Proteins found in one Nostoc sp. NIES-3756 genomic segment:
- a CDS encoding aspartate aminotransferase family protein, translating to MSLQTLLEQATNSPESGSAASSPFSTDSFDASVMSTYARFPLALERGAGCRVWDTQGREYLDFVAGIATCTLGHAHPAMVEAVNRQIQKLHHVSNLFYIPEQGELAQWIIQHSCADRVFFCNSGAEANEAAIKLARKYAHTVLDIEKPIILTANASFHGRTLATITATGQAKYQKYFDPLVPGFHYVDYNDIGAIETAISELDEGDYRVAAILIEPLQGEGGVRPGDVEYFQKLRQICNETGILLIFDEVQVGMGRSGKLWGYEHLGVEPDIFTSAKGLGGGIPIGAMMSKKFCDVFQPGEHASTFGGNPFACGVALAVCQTLEKENILQNVQDRGEQLRNGLRAIAAKYPYHLTEVRGWGLINGLELKADIQLTAAEVVKAAISEGLLLVPAGPKVVRFVPPLIVTEAEVDVALQALERALATVTV from the coding sequence GTGAGCCTACAAACTCTACTTGAGCAAGCCACGAACTCCCCAGAGTCAGGTTCTGCTGCATCTAGCCCTTTTAGTACAGATAGCTTTGACGCATCTGTAATGTCTACCTATGCCCGGTTTCCCCTAGCCCTAGAACGGGGTGCAGGCTGCCGTGTATGGGATACTCAAGGCAGAGAGTACCTAGACTTTGTAGCGGGGATTGCTACTTGTACCTTAGGACACGCCCATCCAGCTATGGTAGAAGCGGTTAACCGCCAAATCCAGAAGCTGCACCATGTTTCTAATTTGTTTTACATTCCCGAACAAGGTGAATTAGCCCAATGGATTATTCAACATTCTTGTGCAGACCGCGTATTTTTCTGTAACTCTGGCGCAGAAGCCAACGAAGCAGCCATCAAACTAGCGCGTAAATATGCCCATACAGTTCTAGACATAGAAAAGCCTATTATTTTAACAGCCAATGCTAGTTTCCACGGTCGGACATTGGCAACCATCACCGCAACTGGGCAAGCAAAATACCAAAAATATTTTGACCCCCTAGTACCTGGATTCCACTATGTAGATTACAACGATATTGGCGCGATAGAAACAGCCATCAGCGAGTTAGATGAGGGAGATTACCGCGTTGCGGCAATTCTCATCGAACCCTTACAAGGGGAAGGTGGCGTTCGTCCTGGTGATGTGGAATACTTCCAAAAGCTGCGGCAAATTTGTAATGAAACTGGTATTTTGTTGATTTTCGACGAAGTGCAAGTTGGCATGGGGCGCAGTGGAAAGTTATGGGGTTATGAACATCTGGGTGTAGAACCAGATATTTTCACCAGCGCCAAGGGTTTGGGTGGTGGTATCCCCATCGGTGCAATGATGAGTAAGAAATTCTGTGATGTGTTCCAACCAGGAGAACACGCCAGCACCTTTGGAGGAAATCCCTTTGCCTGTGGGGTAGCTTTGGCTGTGTGTCAAACCTTGGAGAAAGAGAATATTTTGCAGAATGTGCAAGATAGAGGGGAACAGTTGAGAAATGGGTTAAGAGCGATCGCAGCTAAATATCCCTATCATCTGACTGAAGTACGCGGTTGGGGTTTAATCAACGGTTTGGAATTAAAAGCAGATATCCAGCTAACTGCTGCTGAGGTAGTGAAAGCCGCTATTAGTGAAGGCTTATTGCTAGTGCCAGCTGGACCAAAGGTTGTCCGCTTTGTGCCGCCGTTAATTGTGACAGAGGCAGAAGTAGATGTTGCCTTGCAAGCGTTGGAAAGAGCTTTAGCAACTGTGACAGTGTAG
- a CDS encoding Uma2 family endonuclease, whose translation METMRLSAPITLLSTLPPLENGDKLTRPEFERRYDAMPQVKKAELIEGIVFMASPLRVTGHGEPHADVMIWLGVYKVATPGVKLADNATVRLDADNEPQPDACLRIANGGQTTVSDDDYIEGAPELIVEVAASSVSIDLHEKLKVYRRNQVQEYLVWRVYDGQFDWFKLHESEYVQIEPNADGVVCSQVFPGLWLDKSALLEGNLAKVLEVLQQGLASAEHQSFVQKLSPSESDI comes from the coding sequence ATGGAAACCATGAGACTTAGTGCGCCTATAACTCTCCTCTCAACCCTTCCACCTTTGGAAAACGGCGATAAACTCACTAGGCCTGAATTTGAGCGTCGTTACGATGCTATGCCGCAAGTGAAAAAAGCAGAACTAATTGAAGGAATTGTTTTTATGGCATCTCCATTACGAGTTACAGGTCATGGTGAACCCCATGCTGATGTGATGATTTGGTTGGGTGTTTACAAAGTTGCTACACCCGGAGTTAAACTGGCTGATAATGCTACTGTACGTCTAGATGCAGATAATGAACCTCAACCGGATGCGTGTTTGAGAATTGCTAATGGTGGACAAACTACTGTCAGCGATGATGACTACATTGAAGGTGCGCCTGAGTTAATTGTGGAAGTTGCGGCGAGTAGTGTGTCAATTGATTTGCATGAGAAGTTAAAAGTTTACCGACGTAATCAAGTACAAGAGTATTTAGTCTGGCGAGTTTATGACGGTCAATTTGACTGGTTCAAGTTGCATGAAAGCGAATATGTGCAGATAGAACCTAATGCTGATGGCGTGGTCTGTTCTCAAGTATTCCCTGGTTTATGGTTAGATAAGTCGGCTTTGTTAGAAGGAAATTTAGCTAAGGTTCTAGAAGTTTTACAGCAGGGTTTAGCTAGTGCCGAACATCAAAGTTTTGTACAAAAGTTGTCACCTTCAGAAAGTGATATATAA
- the tsaB gene encoding tRNA (adenosine(37)-N6)-threonylcarbamoyltransferase complex dimerization subunit type 1 TsaB: protein MTTQLEIKSQIYALSLHTTTPELGLSISNFADETRSQVWNLGRDLSSYIHQYLLEFVAPQTWSDLAFIAVAKGPGGYTGTRIGVVIARTLGQQLNIPVFGISTMAAVAWQEIGKSQQTKAIAVEMPAQRGQIFGGIYQLSTDGIELIPLLPDTVLTPQAWQETLANWQSEYQLVEAKSSLATTVTSVLQLAYLEWQQGKRPNWSEALPYYGQHPVDI from the coding sequence TTGACTACGCAATTGGAAATAAAATCGCAAATATACGCTTTATCGCTGCACACTACTACTCCGGAATTGGGTTTATCAATAAGTAATTTTGCTGATGAAACTCGTTCTCAGGTTTGGAATTTAGGGCGTGATTTATCTTCTTACATACATCAATATTTACTTGAGTTTGTCGCGCCTCAAACATGGTCAGACTTGGCTTTTATTGCAGTTGCCAAAGGGCCTGGAGGTTATACAGGAACTCGTATTGGTGTTGTCATTGCCCGGACTTTAGGGCAGCAGTTAAATATTCCCGTGTTCGGGATTTCGACAATGGCGGCTGTGGCTTGGCAGGAAATAGGTAAATCTCAACAAACAAAAGCTATTGCTGTAGAAATGCCAGCCCAAAGAGGACAGATATTCGGTGGTATTTATCAGCTTTCTACTGATGGTATTGAATTGATACCTTTGTTACCTGATACTGTATTGACACCACAAGCATGGCAAGAAACCCTAGCTAACTGGCAAAGTGAATATCAGTTAGTGGAAGCTAAATCCAGTTTAGCGACAACGGTGACAAGTGTTTTGCAACTTGCTTATTTAGAATGGCAACAAGGAAAGCGTCCCAATTGGTCTGAGGCTTTACCGTATTATGGGCAGCATCCGGTAGATATTTAA